The Danaus plexippus chromosome 12, MEX_DaPlex, whole genome shotgun sequence DNA window GACGGGTCTTCGACCGTCTGCCGCCCGCAGCGCGCCCTCCCCGTGGGTTCCGCTCGCCACGACCAGTCCCCCGCGAGCCCTCAAGAGCCGCGCTACGTCTCGCTGGAGGTGTCTCCAGTTCCCCTCGGCCACGCTTGTCCACAGTGCTACCTTGTTGGTCGTGAACTCCGCCACGCGCATATTCTGATCGTCGAAGTAGTGCGGCGCCAGCAGCCGTCCGCTCGTCAGCCGTTGGCTCGCGAACGAAATGCGCTCATGCTTAAACAGCTCGTGCAAACGCCGGTTCAGACGCTCGTCGTCCGAGTACAACTTCTCTGCGACGGCTCGCGTGTTGGCGTCGAACATACCGTTCAGGTTTCCGAAAAGCGTGAGCGGCGAGCTGCGATCCGAGTGAGGTGCAAGGCGCAACTCGTGGGAGGCGGAGCTGACGGCTTGCGTGAAAACCGGCAACCCGCGGTCCTCGTCGAAGCAGACGAGCGCCAGGTGCCGCGGGCCGGCTGACGACTCTTGGAGCTGGTAGGAGTGACCCTGGAGCGGCGGCGCACAGCCCTCCACCTGTAGAAGGAGCACAATTAGGAAATCCAATCGAAAATCAATATCTAACctttaaatcaatttgaaGTGAGCTCACCGAATGTAGAGCGTCCCCGAACATGTCCTGCTGACAGGCGAGGTCCAGCACGTGCCTGAGGGTGGCCTCGCCCGCGACTCGCAGCAGGCCGGCCGAACAGCGCGCCGTCACGGTGGCGCGCAGCGGGAACAACACGAACCGAGAGGCGCCGCACGACAGCGTAACCTCGTCACCCTCCGCCACCAACACGGAGCCGTTGTGCGCGCGGTGTGACGTCACCAGCGGCATGTTGTCCGGGATGCACTCCGGACACTCCAGATCGAACACGCATGACGCTACGATACCAAACATACTTCTACTATACCGATATAGAGGACCGACATGACCGAGACGAAGATCTTTACACGttgtgtaattattaaattatttggtttgtttttataaaaagaacgaCACTTCTCTTTCGATAAGTGAaacaaatagaatttattaatctGTCCGCAAAACATCTATTAAAAGGATGacgtcataattattattcggAGGCTTTGTTTTTGAGACAAATGCGACctaatattagaaatttaaaacacacacCATCGATGTATGCAagctttttgtatttttttttattctaaattaaaatctagatcgtcaaaaacaaaattcttaGGAGGAAAATAGATACATGTTATAAGACTAGCTGCCGTTTTAATGGACGCCAGCGACTTGAACTCACATTCTgtcgtataaatccacgaccaACAGCACAAGAGGATCGCAGCCTGCAGTAGCCTGCCCATGGCGGAGACTGTATGAAGCGCGTCTGTCTCCGGCCGAGGTTCGGGTGGCGGCACATGATAACCTCTGACACGAACGTATCGTGAATTCCTTGAACACTTGTtcgtttctatttatttattgtcgcCCTACTTACCAGTAGCTCGACGGCGTCATTCAGTTTTGACTCCCTCCCTTATGATAGGACTACTATATTGATTGATATATACGAGGAAGTACCCCGGGGAGTCCATACAtacaagtattattttatttatattttcatagtaTTGAAGTCCTTTTAGATATTGcaattttatg harbors:
- the LOC116772316 gene encoding uncharacterized protein LOC116772316: MGRLLQAAILLCCWSWIYTTESSCVFDLECPECIPDNMPLVTSHRAHNGSVLVAEGDEVTLSCGASRFVLFPLRATVTARCSAGLLRVAGEATLRHVLDLACQQDMFGDALHSVEGCAPPLQGHSYQLQESSAGPRHLALVCFDEDRGLPVFTQAVSSASHELRLAPHSDRSSPLTLFGNLNGMFDANTRAVAEKLYSDDERLNRRLHELFKHERISFASQRLTSGRLLAPHYFDDQNMRVAEFTTNKVALWTSVAEGNWRHLQRDVARLLRARGGLVVASGTHGEGALRAADGRRPVRLRGERFPTPRYVWSLVAGGGRALVVLVLNEPFVSVSEVREAVFCESACARVSWLRELRRARRFETPLYGLAVCCEAHEAAEKVPEIPRHLLADVPRGAGGVLTELPA